The Aedes aegypti strain LVP_AGWG chromosome 3, AaegL5.0 Primary Assembly, whole genome shotgun sequence genome contains a region encoding:
- the LOC5569088 gene encoding phospholipase A2 inhibitor translates to MKHLRVIAVTVLAILAGTYAGDCGEKFRGKCSCGLQTYNYQTKYVVNCTNEGFRDAAVLEYIPTETEVVIFTGNYIQELPWNVFGTINDRLNLTIVDMSNNHIHEIRGKTYHHVPNVRRLILNHNNLSISRYDDEAFNYHHPRVFSNFVNLMELHLTNAFADNTSAELSADLHDIFVSSNLTKLVKLHLEQNEISQFNDKRVFCDFPALLDLHLGDNLLTELNFNITCLKKLRFLDLERNKFETLRPHDMKMLDEVQREPGRTTPFMVDFTFNPFQCDCAIYPTYDWMRSTNVTVRNLDNLMCFRKKHQEPIFSLNMKKCQKSRSGKRDHTVTLVFVLICLSCILVVLVGSLIYVSKDKLKTWITPVVDHVSKKVQYTSIKDEEAPEQYV, encoded by the coding sequence ATGAAACACCTTCGAGTAATCGCAGTCACTGTGTTGGCCATCCTGGCTGGCACTTACGCTGGAGATTGCGGCGAAAAGTTCCGCGGAAAGTGCAGTTGTGGACTACAAACGTACAACTATCAAACGAAATACGTGGTCAATTGCACCAATGAAGGTTTTCGAGACGCTGCGGTGCTGGAATACATTCCCACGGAGACAGAGGTGGTTATTTTCACCGGAAACTACATACAAGAGCTGCCCTGGAACGTGTTCGGCACTATCAATGATCGGCTGAATCTAACTATTGTCGACATGAGTAATAATCATATCCACGAGATTCGCGGCAAGACGTATCACCACGTACCGAACGTGAGACGGCTGATTCTCAACCACAACAATCTGAGCATTTCCAGGTACGACGACGAAGCTTTCAACTATCACCACCCGAGGGTGTTCTCCAACTTCGTCAACCTGATGGAATTGCACTTAACGAATGCATTTGCCGACAATACATCAGCTGAACTGTCTGCCGATCTGCACGATATCTTCGTCAGCAGTAATCTAACAAAACTGGTCAAACTACATCTTGAACAGAACGAAATCTCCCAGTTCAACGACAAAAGAGTATTCTGCGATTTTCCTGCCCTGCTAGATCTCCATCTAGGAGACAATTTACTAACGGAGCTAAACTTCAACATAACGTGTTTGAAAAAGCTGCGCTTTCTGGATCTCGAACGGAACAAGTTCGAAACGTTGCGACCTCACGATATGAAAATGCTCGATGAAGTTCAGCGCGAGCCAGGGCGAACAACTCCCTTCATGGTTGACTTCACGTTTAACCCATTCCAATGCGATTGTGCCATCTATCCAACGTACGACTGGATGCGTAGTACCAATGTAACCGTTCGTAATCTGGACAATCTCATGTGTTTCCGTAAGAAACACCAGGAGCCAATTTTTTCGCTGAACATGAAGAAGTGCCAAAAATCTCGATCGGGAAAACGTGATCACACCGTCACATTGGTATTCGTCCTTATTTGTCTAAGTTGCATCCTGGTGGTTCTGGTCGGTTCGTTAATCTACGTGAGCAAGGACAAGCTAAAGACATGGATCACTCCGGTGGTGGATCACGTTTCGAAAAAGGTCCAATACACCAGCATCAAGGACGAAGAAGCCCCAGAGCAATACGTATGA